One Williamsia phyllosphaerae DNA segment encodes these proteins:
- the kstR gene encoding cholesterol catabolism transcriptional regulator KstR, with amino-acid sequence MATPATPGGPVPTVGVTTDPDLGSNAQRERRRRILDSTLALASKGGYDAVQMRAVADKADVAVGTLYRYFPSKVHLLVTALARELERVESRADRSRLQGDTALERLRSVLDLITLAMQRDPLLTEAMTRAFMFADASAATEVDAVAAVIDRLLAGAMVTGEPSDEDLKIARVISDVWMSNLVQWLTRRASATDVTNRLELTIELLLAGRDSRN; translated from the coding sequence ATGGCCACCCCCGCGACACCCGGCGGCCCGGTGCCCACCGTGGGCGTGACCACCGACCCGGATCTGGGGTCCAACGCGCAACGGGAACGCCGTCGTCGGATCCTGGACTCGACGTTGGCCCTGGCCTCGAAGGGCGGATACGACGCCGTGCAGATGCGCGCTGTCGCCGACAAGGCCGACGTCGCCGTCGGCACCCTCTACCGCTACTTCCCGTCGAAGGTGCACCTGCTGGTGACGGCCCTGGCTCGCGAACTCGAACGCGTCGAGTCGCGGGCCGATCGCTCACGCCTGCAGGGCGACACCGCACTCGAACGACTCCGCAGCGTGCTCGACCTGATCACCCTCGCGATGCAGCGCGATCCGCTGCTGACCGAGGCGATGACGCGGGCGTTCATGTTCGCCGACGCCTCCGCGGCCACCGAGGTCGACGCCGTCGCCGCCGTCATCGACCGCCTCCTCGCGGGCGCGATGGTCACCGGCGAGCCCAGCGACGAGGACCTCAAGATCGCGCGCGTCATATCCGACGTGTGGATGTCGAACCTGGTGCAGTGGTTGACCCGTCGCGCCTCGGCGACCGACGTCACCAACCGTCTCGAGTTGACCATCGAACTACTGCTGGCCGGGCGCGACTCCCGCAACTGA
- a CDS encoding acyl-CoA dehydrogenase — MTIASTEDQTTFAEAIGRWAQHTGVVDVVRRSLDEQAVDDESDARSAVWPGVAELGLFAATAPDERGGLDLGFVDLAVMLEQCGRDLVPGPLVSTAIATHFLSRSGADAAQEMATEMMSGHRGCALAPAGLVSDATPSAVARHIDGGGIVVDAEPQTVVGHSGGGLLLLVIDVDGSRRWAVVDAAAPGVEVKAADAVDGTATVSTVSLRGVGMAEHQILDAGDALVCGALVAGLAAQASGVARWTLDTAVEYAKVREQFGSPIGSFQAVKHICAEMLCRSEQMSAAAWDVAHAVAEHAAASDPDDVQTALSTAVAAAAVGDLAVANAKDCIQILGGIGFTFDHAAHLYLRFALSLRAQLGGTTPWRAATAHAVLGGTRRGIDIDLSEVDDDRAAVRATCEQIAAAADTRRALVDAGYLTPHWPAPFGLGAGAALQLLIDAELDRAGVSRPDLVIGAWAIPTILEHGTAAQRERFVAPTLAGDVSWCQLFSEPEAGSDLASLRTRATRVDGGWTLRGQKVWTSAAQTADWAICLARTDTDVPKHKGISYFLVDMTSAGIDVRPLREITGNALFNEVFLDDVFVPDDCLVGEQNGGWRLARTTLANERVAMGGSGLGAEMESLLGQIATSDTDLGPVDLDALGALCVQAQIGRVMDAQSVLRSMAGHDPGAISSVRKLIGARHRQDVPEFALSVLGPAGLATSDAADLFLRNRCLTIAGGTTQVLATAAAERILGLPRAL; from the coding sequence ATGACGATTGCCAGCACGGAAGATCAGACGACGTTCGCCGAGGCCATCGGACGCTGGGCGCAGCACACCGGGGTCGTCGACGTGGTCCGCCGCAGTCTCGACGAGCAGGCCGTCGACGACGAATCCGACGCGCGATCGGCGGTGTGGCCCGGCGTCGCCGAACTCGGCCTGTTCGCGGCGACCGCACCCGACGAGCGCGGCGGCCTCGACCTGGGGTTCGTGGACCTCGCGGTGATGCTCGAACAGTGTGGGCGTGATCTGGTCCCCGGCCCGCTGGTGTCGACGGCGATCGCGACGCATTTCCTGAGCCGGTCGGGGGCCGACGCGGCACAGGAGATGGCAACGGAAATGATGTCCGGCCACCGGGGTTGCGCGCTCGCCCCCGCCGGGCTGGTGTCCGACGCGACGCCGTCTGCGGTCGCACGACATATTGACGGCGGTGGGATCGTCGTCGACGCAGAGCCGCAGACCGTGGTCGGGCACAGCGGAGGCGGACTGCTGCTCCTGGTGATCGACGTCGACGGCTCCCGTCGGTGGGCGGTCGTCGACGCAGCTGCGCCGGGCGTCGAGGTCAAGGCGGCCGACGCGGTCGACGGCACCGCGACCGTGAGCACGGTGTCGCTACGCGGTGTCGGGATGGCCGAGCATCAGATCCTCGACGCAGGCGACGCCCTCGTGTGCGGCGCGCTGGTCGCCGGTCTCGCCGCCCAGGCCTCCGGCGTGGCCCGATGGACACTCGACACCGCGGTCGAGTACGCCAAGGTCCGCGAGCAGTTCGGGTCGCCGATCGGGTCGTTCCAGGCCGTCAAACACATCTGCGCCGAGATGCTGTGCCGCAGCGAGCAGATGAGTGCGGCGGCGTGGGACGTCGCCCACGCGGTGGCCGAACACGCGGCCGCGTCGGACCCCGACGACGTTCAGACAGCGCTGTCGACGGCGGTCGCGGCCGCTGCGGTCGGCGACCTCGCAGTGGCCAACGCGAAGGACTGCATCCAGATCCTCGGCGGCATCGGCTTCACGTTCGACCACGCCGCGCACCTCTACCTCCGATTCGCGCTCTCGCTGCGTGCGCAACTCGGTGGCACCACACCGTGGCGCGCGGCCACGGCCCATGCCGTCCTGGGCGGGACGAGACGCGGCATCGACATCGACCTGTCCGAGGTGGACGACGACCGCGCCGCCGTCCGCGCCACATGCGAGCAGATCGCCGCCGCTGCGGACACGCGGCGCGCGCTCGTCGACGCCGGGTACCTGACCCCCCACTGGCCCGCGCCGTTCGGGCTGGGGGCGGGCGCCGCGCTGCAGTTGCTCATCGACGCCGAACTCGACCGCGCGGGCGTCTCCCGACCCGACCTGGTGATCGGCGCCTGGGCGATCCCGACCATCCTCGAGCACGGGACGGCCGCGCAGCGCGAGCGGTTCGTGGCGCCCACACTCGCCGGTGACGTGTCCTGGTGCCAGCTGTTCTCCGAGCCGGAGGCGGGCTCGGATCTCGCCTCCCTGCGCACCCGGGCCACCCGCGTCGACGGCGGGTGGACCCTGCGCGGGCAGAAGGTGTGGACCTCGGCCGCACAGACCGCGGACTGGGCCATCTGCCTCGCCCGCACCGACACCGACGTCCCGAAACACAAGGGCATCAGCTACTTCCTCGTCGACATGACCAGCGCGGGGATCGACGTCCGGCCGCTGCGCGAGATCACCGGCAACGCCCTGTTCAACGAGGTCTTCCTCGACGACGTCTTCGTACCCGACGACTGCCTCGTGGGGGAGCAGAACGGCGGCTGGCGACTCGCTCGCACGACGCTGGCCAACGAACGCGTGGCCATGGGCGGTTCGGGTCTCGGCGCCGAGATGGAGTCCCTGCTCGGCCAGATCGCCACGTCGGACACCGACCTCGGACCGGTGGACCTCGACGCCCTCGGCGCACTGTGCGTCCAGGCGCAGATCGGCCGCGTGATGGACGCGCAGTCGGTTCTGCGCAGCATGGCCGGCCACGACCCCGGCGCGATCTCGAGCGTCCGCAAGCTGATCGGCGCCCGGCACCGACAGGACGTACCGGAGTTCGCGCTGTCGGTGCTCGGGCCGGCCGGACTCGCCACCTCCGACGCCGCCGATCTGTTCCTGCGCAACCGCTGCCTGACCATCGCCGGCGGTACGACCCAGGTGCTGGCCACGGCGGCCGCAGAACGAATCCTCGGCCTACCGCGCGCACTCTGA